Within the Leptotrichia sp. oral taxon 498 genome, the region CGGGTAAAATTTTATCATATTTTTCAAAAAAAATCTGTAATATATATTACAAAAAAATTTTAATTTGATTTTTTTAATTTTAAATTATATAATAAATAAAAAATTTAGGAGAAAAAATGAAAATATATGTGGCTCCAATGTCAGGAATTACCGATTATTCCTTTAGAAAAATAATGGAGAAATTTAATCCAGATCTTTTATTTACAGAAATGGTTAATGCTAATTTATTAAATCGTGAAAATGATGCCACGATTAACGAACTTTTGAAGTGCGATGACAAAGAAAAAAATGGAACACAGATTTTTGGCAGCAATAAAAATGAACTTCTTTTGGGAATTTTGAAATTAGAAGAAATTGGGTTTAAAAAAATTAATATAAATATGGGTTGTCCGCAGCCAAAAATTATAAGAAATGGAGCGGGTTCAGCACTTTTGGAAAATTACAATTTGATGGACGAACTTTTTTCAGAATTGCTTCCAAAATTAGATTCTGACACAAAAATTTCAATAAAAATTCGGACTGGCTACAAAAATTTTAACAATCCAGAAATTTTTTTGGATTTGGCAAACAAATACAATCTTGATTTTATCTGCGTTCACGGTAGGACACAAAATCAATTTTATTCTGGCACGGCAAATTGGGAAATTGTTTCAAATTTGAGTAAACTTCCACGAAATACAGAATTTTTTGGAAATGGAGATTTATTTGAGCCAAAATTTATAAAAGAGCAAGTTAAAAAATGTAATTTGGATGGAATTATGCTCTCAAGAGGAGTTATTGGAAATCCTTGGTTAATCGCTCAAGCAAGGGAATTTTTACAAACTGGGAAAATAAAAACTATTAAGACATTTGATGCTACAAAAGAAATTGTTTTGGAACATTTGGAAAATATTTTTGAGAATAAAGGGGAAATTAAAGCCGTTCTTGAGATAAATAAATTTTTGAAACCGTATTTTTTAAAATTTCAAGATGAAATTTTTGATTTTAAAAATAAAATTGGAAAAATTATTGTTGAAAAAAATTTTACCCAAAAACAAAACTTAATAAAAAAATTGTAAAATCAAAAAGGAGAAAAAAATGATAAAATTTCCACAAGCGCCTAAATATGGCGATAAAGTTTTTTTAATATGCACTTCTTCGCCTATTTTGCCAGAAGAAATAGAAGAGTGTAAACAAATTGTAGAAAATCTTGGATTTTATCCTGTTGTCGGAAAAAGCCTTTCTCAAAATATTGGAGGATATATGGCAGGAAGTGCTGATATTCGGATAAATGATTTGCACGAAGCATTTTCAAATCCTGAAATAAAAGCTATTTTTTGTGTAAAAGGTGGATTTTCTTCTTCACAGCTTTTAGATAAAATCGACTATGAATTAATAAAAAAAAATCCAAAACTTTTTGTCGGCTACAGCGATGTCACTAATTTAAATATCGCTTTTAACCAAAAATGCGGACTTGGAACATACCACGGTCCGATGATAAGATCAAATATGCTTTATGACTTTAACGAATTTACAAAAAAATCTTTTCTTTTTTCAATAAACAAGAAAAATGGAGAAAAATGGAAACTTGAAAATCCAAATTCAAAAAAATTAAATTTATTAAATAAAAATAATTTTATCGAAATTGAAATCAAAAGAGAAAAAGAAGTAATAGAGAAAGAAAGAATAGCGAAAGAGAAAGAAAAAGAAAAAGAAAGAGAAAATAAAAAGAAAGAAAAAAAAATAAAGAACAAATAAAAAAAGAAATTAAAAATAAATTTAGAGAAATAAAAGGTCAGTTAATTGGAGGAAATTTATCTTTACTTGTTACAACGCTTGGAACTGATTACGAGATTGACACAAAAGATAAAATTTTGTTTATCGAAGAAATTGAAGAAGAAATTAGCAGAATTGACAGAATGATGACGCATTTAAAACTTTCTGGAAAACTTGACGACTGCCGCGCCGTTTTATTTGGAAATTTTGACGGCTGCGAAAACACTTA harbors:
- a CDS encoding tRNA dihydrouridine synthase translates to MKIYVAPMSGITDYSFRKIMEKFNPDLLFTEMVNANLLNRENDATINELLKCDDKEKNGTQIFGSNKNELLLGILKLEEIGFKKININMGCPQPKIIRNGAGSALLENYNLMDELFSELLPKLDSDTKISIKIRTGYKNFNNPEIFLDLANKYNLDFICVHGRTQNQFYSGTANWEIVSNLSKLPRNTEFFGNGDLFEPKFIKEQVKKCNLDGIMLSRGVIGNPWLIAQAREFLQTGKIKTIKTFDATKEIVLEHLENIFENKGEIKAVLEINKFLKPYFLKFQDEIFDFKNKIGKIIVEKNFTQKQNLIKKL
- a CDS encoding S66 peptidase family protein, with the protein product MIKFPQAPKYGDKVFLICTSSPILPEEIEECKQIVENLGFYPVVGKSLSQNIGGYMAGSADIRINDLHEAFSNPEIKAIFCVKGGFSSSQLLDKIDYELIKKNPKLFVGYSDVTNLNIAFNQKCGLGTYHGPMIRSNMLYDFNEFTKKSFLFSINKKNGEKWKLENPNSKKLNLLNKNNFIEIEIKREKEVIEKERIAKEKEKEKERENKKKEKKIKNK